Proteins from one Peromyscus eremicus chromosome 8a, PerEre_H2_v1, whole genome shotgun sequence genomic window:
- the Ubald1 gene encoding UBA-like domain-containing protein 1 isoform X2: MYGYRVSCSVCVRRVHRWRFADGGHAGYGATALSAFFQETNIPYSHHHQMMCTPANTPATPPNFPDALTMFSRLKASESFHGGGSSGSPMATSATSPPPHFPHATGSFATPSWPTAASPPGGPQHHQPQPPLWTPAPPSPASDWPPLAPQQATSEPRAHPAMEAER, translated from the exons ATGTACGGATACCGTGTGTCATGTTCGGTGTGTGTGCGGCGTGTACACAGGTGGCGGTTTGCGGATGGTGGCCATGCTGGGTATGGTgcg ACAGCCCTCAGCGCCTTCTTCCAGGAGACCAACATCCCAtacagccaccaccaccagatg ATGTGCACTCCCGCCAACACCCCTGCCACGCCCCCCAACTTCCCTGACGCCCTCACCATGTTCTCCCGTCTCAAGGCCTCTGAAAGCTTCCACGGTGGTGGCAGCAGCGGCAGCCCAATGGCCACGTCGGCCACGTCACCCCCACCGCACTTCCCCCATGCCACTGGCAGCTTTGCGACACCCAGCTGGCCAACTGCAGCCTCGCCCCCAGGAGGCCCACAGCACCACCAGCCGCAGCCGCCCCTGTGGACTCCGGCACCCCCTTCCCCGGCTTCAGACTGGCCTCCTCTGGCCCCCCAACAGGCCACCTCAGAACCAAGGGCCCACCCTGCCATGGAGGCAGAGAGATAA
- the Ubald1 gene encoding UBA-like domain-containing protein 1 isoform X1 → MSVNMDELKHQVMINQFVLTAGCAADQAKQLLQAAHWQFETALSAFFQETNIPYSHHHQMMCTPANTPATPPNFPDALTMFSRLKASESFHGGGSSGSPMATSATSPPPHFPHATGSFATPSWPTAASPPGGPQHHQPQPPLWTPAPPSPASDWPPLAPQQATSEPRAHPAMEAER, encoded by the exons ATGTCCGTGAACATGGACGAGCTCAAACACCAGGTGATGATCAACCAGTTCGTGCTGACGGCCGGCTGCGCGGCCGACCAGGCGAAGCAACTGCTGCAGGCGGCCCACTGGCAGTTCGAG ACAGCCCTCAGCGCCTTCTTCCAGGAGACCAACATCCCAtacagccaccaccaccagatg ATGTGCACTCCCGCCAACACCCCTGCCACGCCCCCCAACTTCCCTGACGCCCTCACCATGTTCTCCCGTCTCAAGGCCTCTGAAAGCTTCCACGGTGGTGGCAGCAGCGGCAGCCCAATGGCCACGTCGGCCACGTCACCCCCACCGCACTTCCCCCATGCCACTGGCAGCTTTGCGACACCCAGCTGGCCAACTGCAGCCTCGCCCCCAGGAGGCCCACAGCACCACCAGCCGCAGCCGCCCCTGTGGACTCCGGCACCCCCTTCCCCGGCTTCAGACTGGCCTCCTCTGGCCCCCCAACAGGCCACCTCAGAACCAAGGGCCCACCCTGCCATGGAGGCAGAGAGATAA